Proteins found in one Mycoplasmopsis citelli genomic segment:
- a CDS encoding DEAD/DEAH box helicase, translated as MSFTLSNVQQKAVDEIMYFWENRYDNEDNKKVIFKAPTGAGKTFMIANVIDQMLTSNTSGKKLFFLIATLSSAELPQQFANKLNDYRSSLVNTNIIVKNIQSPSSSGKDSKKDYSLNLTYNDSDVMIVGKSSFGKGRIFTDYGILEGFLDSIKNDDNTELIYIRDEAHIGTGDKKSKDKIVNDFENLVDSIASFSIHMTATPQDSDNLVEITATDLQNDSDMQLLKKYQKFNVNLKDADKIDDDVILRAACEQFKEIKKQYGDTKKEPHLLGINPAMLIQIRSKKTNKDEEIDPELEENIEEYKKIIEEYGLTWATYFSDSKTSTNTREKISLKNLSAHNSSIDVILFKIGPATGWDIPRACMLVQLRKVSSNTLNIQTIGRIKRNPIPHVKLDENNIANYFYIYSNEQKTIDSNLINWKIKEEIKKIRYKVLYGKIETKKARLHFDKVTYKKDLEHIISIERVKDQLDYFENEYQKYKFLIGEESTYKVSETENKSRTRIISKLENKIDLRIFVNKQRQINNKYFIELGENYLTNLYADFAKQIKKEYFSQDFFEYIIYKTFLHLIIEKYKSHYKRANSKAEDELYVLDTNEITEDFIQQKDIQTQKYKHKIIGKSKEKFPYRIKLFDELLLDSQPEEDFMSNLQDLLEYKKDFQNSITLWTKNQVHNGFSFGYLEKDDDIVVKKSYPDLFLIIDQKHMLFVEVKSQNDINAEKTTQMLKAYQKYVQNFEKNQKSKLFFDNNEINSLTIIIYKPKGKGFADIEGFSSIESLNKFLKEQKESQSASELREIIKEIAQSQEN; from the coding sequence ATGAGTTTTACTCTATCAAATGTTCAGCAAAAAGCAGTTGATGAAATTATGTATTTCTGAGAAAATCGCTATGACAATGAAGATAACAAAAAAGTAATTTTTAAAGCCCCTACTGGAGCTGGAAAAACCTTTATGATTGCAAATGTAATTGATCAAATGCTAACAAGCAATACAAGCGGAAAAAAATTGTTTTTCTTAATTGCGACACTTTCTTCTGCTGAATTACCACAACAATTTGCAAACAAACTAAATGATTACAGGTCTTCACTTGTAAATACTAATATAATTGTTAAAAATATTCAATCGCCATCAAGTTCAGGTAAAGACTCAAAAAAAGATTATAGTTTAAATTTAACATATAATGATTCTGATGTTATGATTGTTGGAAAATCTTCTTTTGGAAAAGGAAGAATTTTTACTGATTATGGAATTTTAGAAGGTTTTCTTGATTCAATTAAAAATGATGATAATACTGAATTAATTTACATTCGTGATGAAGCTCACATTGGAACAGGTGATAAAAAAAGTAAAGATAAAATAGTTAATGACTTTGAAAATTTAGTTGATTCAATTGCTTCTTTTTCAATTCATATGACCGCAACTCCTCAAGATAGTGATAATTTAGTTGAAATTACAGCCACAGATTTACAAAATGATTCAGATATGCAGTTGCTTAAAAAATATCAAAAATTCAATGTCAATTTAAAAGATGCAGATAAAATTGATGATGATGTTATTTTAAGAGCTGCCTGTGAACAATTCAAAGAAATTAAAAAGCAATATGGAGACACCAAAAAAGAACCTCATCTTTTAGGTATAAATCCAGCAATGCTTATTCAAATTAGAAGTAAAAAAACTAATAAAGACGAGGAAATAGATCCAGAACTTGAAGAAAATATTGAAGAATACAAAAAAATAATAGAAGAGTACGGGTTAACTTGAGCAACTTATTTTAGTGATTCAAAAACCTCAACTAATACCAGAGAAAAAATTTCTTTAAAAAACTTATCTGCCCATAATTCAAGTATTGACGTTATTTTATTTAAAATCGGTCCTGCTACAGGTTGAGATATTCCTCGTGCTTGCATGTTAGTGCAACTTCGAAAAGTTTCATCTAATACACTAAATATTCAAACAATTGGAAGAATTAAACGAAACCCTATTCCGCATGTTAAATTGGATGAAAATAATATAGCAAATTACTTTTATATTTATTCCAACGAACAAAAAACTATTGATAGTAATTTAATTAACTGAAAAATCAAAGAAGAAATTAAAAAAATCCGCTATAAAGTTTTATACGGAAAAATCGAAACTAAAAAAGCTAGATTGCATTTTGATAAAGTTACTTACAAAAAAGATTTAGAACATATTATCAGTATCGAAAGAGTTAAAGACCAGCTTGATTATTTTGAAAATGAATACCAAAAATATAAATTTTTAATTGGTGAAGAAAGTACATACAAAGTCTCAGAAACTGAAAATAAATCAAGAACTCGTATTATCTCAAAACTTGAAAATAAAATTGATCTAAGAATATTTGTTAATAAGCAAAGGCAAATCAATAATAAATACTTTATTGAACTGGGCGAAAATTATTTGACTAATTTATATGCTGATTTTGCTAAACAAATAAAAAAAGAATATTTTAGTCAGGACTTTTTTGAATATATTATTTACAAAACATTCCTTCACTTGATTATTGAAAAATACAAATCTCATTATAAAAGAGCTAATTCTAAAGCCGAAGATGAGCTTTATGTTCTTGATACAAATGAAATTACTGAAGACTTTATTCAACAAAAAGACATACAAACTCAGAAATATAAACACAAAATTATTGGAAAATCAAAAGAAAAGTTTCCATATCGGATCAAATTATTTGATGAATTGTTGCTAGATTCACAACCTGAAGAAGATTTTATGAGCAACTTACAAGATCTTTTAGAATATAAAAAAGATTTCCAAAATAGTATTACACTGTGAACTAAAAATCAAGTTCATAATGGATTTTCGTTTGGATATTTAGAAAAAGACGATGATATAGTGGTCAAAAAAAGTTATCCGGATTTGTTTTTGATAATAGATCAAAAGCACATGCTTTTTGTTGAAGTTAAATCTCAAAATGACATTAATGCTGAAAAAACTACGCAAATGCTTAAGGCATATCAAAAATATGTTCAAAATTTTGAGAAAAATCAAAAGTCAAAATTGTTTTTTGATAATAATGAAATTAATTCCTTAACAATTATTATTTATAAACCAAAAGGAAAAGGTTTTGCAGATATTGAAGGATTTAGTTCAATTGAGTCATTAAATAAATTTCTAAAAGAACAAAAAGAAAGTCAATCAGCTTCAGAACTTAGAGAAATTATCAAAGAAATCGCTCAATCGCAAGAAAATTAA